In Paenibacillus sonchi, a single genomic region encodes these proteins:
- a CDS encoding 1-deoxy-D-xylulose-5-phosphate reductoisomerase, translating to MKKISILGSTGSIGTQTLDVIAMHPDAFEVDGLSAGSNTALLLEQVRRFKPRRVSVSTKELAEEIRSSLPPGVELFSGNEGMVEIAAGGNADTVVTAVMGSVGLRSTLAAIEAGRHIGLANKETLVTAGHLVTELAERKGVQLLPVDSEHSAIFQCLNGENREDIACITLTASGGSFRDYTRDQLKHVTVADALRHPNWSMGAKITIDSATMVNKGLEVIEAHWLFGLPYEKIQVLLHPESIIHSYVEFRDSSIIAQLGNPDMRVPIQYALTYPDRWASPAKRLSLAEAQRLTFREMDYARFPALKLAIECGKAGGTATTAFNAANEIAVARFLRDEIPFLRIEEIIEEVLQHHELEAHPNLEQIEDCDRATRELAGKL from the coding sequence TTGAAAAAAATAAGTATTCTCGGCTCTACGGGTTCGATTGGCACGCAGACACTGGACGTGATTGCCATGCACCCGGATGCCTTCGAAGTGGACGGGCTCTCGGCAGGCAGCAATACAGCCCTGCTCCTGGAGCAGGTCCGGCGCTTCAAGCCGCGCCGTGTTTCTGTGTCCACGAAAGAGCTGGCCGAGGAGATCAGGTCCAGTCTTCCGCCAGGCGTTGAACTGTTCAGCGGAAACGAAGGAATGGTGGAGATTGCTGCCGGAGGCAATGCGGACACCGTTGTGACGGCTGTGATGGGCAGTGTAGGTCTGCGGTCAACGCTTGCGGCTATTGAAGCCGGACGTCATATTGGACTGGCCAATAAGGAGACGCTTGTAACAGCCGGACATCTGGTGACAGAGCTGGCTGAGCGCAAAGGCGTTCAACTGCTGCCGGTCGACAGCGAGCATTCCGCTATATTTCAATGTCTGAACGGTGAGAACCGTGAAGACATTGCCTGCATCACCCTTACAGCTTCAGGCGGCTCTTTCCGTGACTATACACGGGATCAGCTGAAGCATGTTACGGTTGCAGATGCGCTCCGCCATCCCAACTGGAGCATGGGGGCCAAAATCACGATTGATTCTGCCACCATGGTTAATAAAGGGCTGGAAGTCATTGAAGCGCACTGGCTGTTTGGCCTGCCGTACGAGAAGATTCAGGTGCTGCTGCATCCGGAGAGTATTATCCATTCCTACGTGGAGTTCCGGGACAGCAGTATTATTGCCCAGCTGGGCAACCCGGATATGCGGGTGCCTATCCAATATGCACTCACTTATCCGGACCGCTGGGCTTCACCGGCGAAACGGCTGTCTTTGGCAGAAGCTCAGCGCTTAACTTTCAGGGAAATGGATTATGCGCGTTTTCCGGCCTTGAAGCTTGCGATTGAGTGCGGCAAGGCCGGCGGAACAGCCACCACTGCGTTTAATGCTGCTAACGAAATCGCGGTTGCCCGCTTCCTGCGTGATGAAATTCCTTTTTTGCGGATTGAAGAGATTATTGAAGAAGTGCTTCAGCATCATGAACTGGAAGCTCATCCGAATCTGGAGCAAATTGAGGACTGTGACCGGGCAACCCGTGAGCTCGCGGGCAAGCTATAA
- the rseP gene encoding RIP metalloprotease RseP translates to MEMVRVVFLTVLMFFVLVTVHEWGHYYFAKRAGILVREFAIGFGPKLFSYKRNETQFTLRLLPFGGYARMAGEDPEIIEIGPGQTIAVRLGQDNKVKNIYLDSLDTRRNVIRGEAQYTDLENELKIRLDVDGEVTVYDVHPQAMLIKGTQQTQIAPKDRQFGSKTVGQRAIAIFAGPVMNFLLAFVLFAIHLQMAGIKIENPTYVKIGDVSVNMPAEEAGLQKGDIVVSINGEKIGGDYQKMISLTSASKGKEMQWTLQRGEETYNVSMIPRSMEGEEGGKVGITPELPTRKAGFGETITKSGTAMVDTTKLIFIGFKQLINKFNMDDISGPVGTFQMTGQIAQQGIQYLTYWAAILSLYLGIFNLLPIPALDGSRLVFLGVEALRGKPVDPSREGMVHFVGFALLFLVMIAVTYNDILRLISG, encoded by the coding sequence ATGGAAATGGTAAGAGTCGTTTTTTTAACGGTGCTTATGTTCTTTGTACTGGTGACAGTACATGAGTGGGGGCATTATTATTTTGCCAAACGCGCCGGTATTCTCGTGCGGGAATTTGCTATCGGTTTCGGCCCGAAACTGTTTTCTTATAAACGCAATGAAACTCAGTTCACCCTTCGTCTGCTTCCCTTTGGGGGATATGCGCGGATGGCTGGTGAAGACCCGGAGATCATTGAGATTGGCCCTGGTCAGACCATAGCCGTAAGACTCGGACAAGATAACAAAGTCAAGAACATTTACCTGGATTCCCTCGATACGCGCAGAAATGTAATCCGTGGGGAAGCGCAGTATACAGATCTGGAGAATGAATTGAAAATCCGCCTTGATGTGGATGGGGAAGTAACTGTCTATGATGTTCATCCCCAAGCTATGCTGATCAAGGGTACCCAGCAGACACAGATTGCCCCCAAGGACCGCCAGTTTGGCAGCAAAACGGTGGGTCAGCGCGCAATAGCGATTTTTGCCGGACCGGTGATGAACTTTCTGCTGGCCTTTGTGCTATTCGCCATCCATCTGCAAATGGCCGGAATTAAGATTGAAAACCCTACGTATGTGAAGATTGGTGATGTAAGTGTGAACATGCCGGCAGAAGAAGCCGGACTGCAGAAGGGCGATATCGTCGTATCCATAAACGGGGAGAAAATTGGCGGGGATTATCAGAAGATGATTTCGCTGACGTCGGCGTCCAAAGGCAAGGAAATGCAGTGGACCCTTCAGCGCGGCGAAGAAACCTATAACGTATCTATGATTCCCCGCAGCATGGAGGGTGAAGAAGGCGGCAAAGTAGGGATTACCCCTGAACTGCCTACCCGTAAAGCCGGTTTTGGAGAGACGATAACCAAATCAGGCACAGCTATGGTGGATACCACCAAGCTGATCTTCATCGGATTCAAGCAGCTGATCAACAAGTTCAACATGGACGACATTTCCGGTCCTGTAGGCACATTCCAGATGACCGGCCAGATTGCGCAGCAGGGGATTCAATATCTGACCTATTGGGCGGCAATTCTTAGCCTGTACCTGGGAATATTCAATCTGCTGCCTATTCCGGCGCTGGACGGGAGCCGTCTCGTCTTCCTGGGTGTAGAGGCGCTGCGCGGCAAGCCGGTCGATCCAAGCCGGGAAGGCATGGTTCATTTCGTGGGCTTTGCCCTGCTGTTCCTCGTGATGATTGCCGTTACTTATAATGATATATTGCGCCTCATCAGCGGTTGA
- a CDS encoding PolC-type DNA polymerase III codes for MEQNVERRKRFELLMKQGEIPPAIIDPYFLDGHIERVEISRGNHDWHIVIVKESLVPAQTYRTFVLRMREKLQHIAKVSFLFLYDEKISRAELVQEYWGLFLEWVQREIPSVNGWLTRSTQELQKGTLVLSLNDSMSLELARKKGIEGAIVKFYDKFFGLSLKVKLQIAENESKADAYEEFQQKLQQEQRELVEMMMMASEPDEPEDEGDPNEVIKLQVGYEIKEQAVPIIEIQDEEKKITIQGTIFGLESKELRNGNTLFTFCITDFTDSLQIKMFAKTKEDLKIMGQLANGKWVRARGKVEYDRFMQIPELVMIPSDLCEVQAPPARKDLAPVKRVEFHLHTTMSTMDAVAPIDAYVKTAAKWGHPAIAVSDHGVVQSFPDADHAAHKHKIKMLYGVEANVVNDSVNIVENPQPLDLKKATYVVFDIETTGLSITRNNITELAAVKMCEGKELDRYTTFVNPHEKIPYHIQQLTNITDEMVKDAPDLEPVLEEFVEFVGDSVLVAHNARFDMGFIQASLTKLGKPVLPNPSLDTLELARLLFPSMKNHRLNTLADKYKVLLESHHRAVDDTVALGGILNGLLADAEKLKNITRLERLNDYVGNDLSNVRPFHCGIYALNPAGKKNLYKLISMSHTEYYKRVPCIPKSKLEEHRDGLLVISGCERGEFFEAVLNKTTEEAMEVAQFYDVLEIQPLTMYMHLVDKGFVASPEDLRDVVRKICEIGEQMNKPVIATGNVHYLEPRDKLFRDITIHGITGFSPLKDQRKPDAHFRTTDEMLAEFEFLGAEKALEVVVTNTVALAERFEEYPLFPSELFTPIIEGADEEIRNTCYNTAKSIYGEELPEVVVARLEKELAPIIKYGFSANYLISERLVKKSNQDGYLVGSRGSVGSSVVATFLGISEVNPLPAHYICVNPECRHSEWFLDGSVPSGFDLPDKDCPNCGGKLRGEGQDIPFETFLGFKGDKVPDIDLNFSGEYQPNAHNFTKTMFGPDNVFRAGTIGTVAEKTAFGFTKKYEEHHQKRWRGAEVGRLAAGCTGVKRSTGQHPGGIVVLPDYMEIEDITPVQYPADDVTAEWKTTHFDYHAFDANLLKLDILGHDDPTMMRMLQDLTGVDPTTIPMNDPKVMSMFNSTEALGVSPDQIRTPVATYGVPEMGTKFVRQMLVESKPSSFADLLQISGLSHGTGVWLGNAQELIKNNTCNIKTVIGCRDDIMLYLIYKAGMDAGLAFKITESVRKGKGLSAEWIEEMKKCKVPGWYIDSCLKIQYMFPKAHAAAYVISAVRTAYFKLYHPIEYYATYFSVRAADFDIELCCKGYEAIGRQIVEIEQKGFQALPKEKAMLPVLEMALEMTARGFTFKNIDLYRSDATKFTVDGTSLIPPFSSLAGIGENAAINIAAAKDAGEFLSIEDFQQKSKASKTVVELLNGMGCFRGLPESNQLSLF; via the coding sequence ATGGAACAGAACGTGGAGAGAAGAAAGCGGTTCGAGCTTTTGATGAAGCAGGGAGAAATTCCGCCCGCAATCATTGATCCCTACTTCTTGGACGGACACATTGAACGTGTGGAGATCAGCCGCGGCAATCATGATTGGCATATTGTTATTGTCAAAGAAAGTTTGGTTCCGGCCCAGACGTACCGGACCTTTGTACTCAGAATGCGTGAGAAGCTGCAGCATATTGCCAAAGTCAGCTTTTTGTTCCTATATGATGAAAAAATCAGCAGAGCGGAGCTTGTGCAGGAATATTGGGGGCTTTTTCTGGAATGGGTGCAGCGGGAGATTCCTTCTGTGAATGGCTGGCTGACGCGTTCCACTCAAGAACTGCAGAAAGGTACGCTGGTGCTGAGCCTGAACGATTCCATGTCGCTCGAATTGGCCCGCAAAAAAGGCATCGAAGGCGCGATTGTGAAATTTTACGATAAATTTTTCGGCCTCTCCCTGAAGGTTAAGCTGCAGATTGCCGAGAATGAGAGCAAAGCGGATGCCTATGAGGAATTCCAGCAGAAGCTGCAGCAGGAGCAACGGGAGCTGGTGGAAATGATGATGATGGCCAGCGAGCCGGACGAGCCTGAAGACGAAGGGGATCCGAACGAAGTGATCAAGCTCCAGGTAGGATATGAGATCAAGGAGCAGGCTGTACCGATCATTGAAATCCAGGATGAAGAAAAGAAAATCACCATCCAGGGAACCATCTTCGGCCTTGAGAGCAAAGAGCTGCGCAACGGCAATACGCTGTTCACTTTCTGCATCACGGACTTTACGGATTCGCTGCAAATCAAAATGTTTGCCAAGACGAAGGAAGATTTGAAGATCATGGGCCAACTGGCGAACGGCAAGTGGGTCAGAGCACGCGGCAAAGTGGAATACGACCGTTTTATGCAGATTCCCGAGCTGGTCATGATTCCTTCAGATTTGTGCGAGGTGCAGGCGCCTCCTGCCCGTAAAGATCTGGCTCCAGTGAAACGGGTAGAATTCCATCTGCATACGACAATGAGCACGATGGATGCGGTCGCACCCATTGATGCCTATGTCAAAACAGCCGCAAAATGGGGGCATCCGGCGATTGCCGTCTCGGATCACGGTGTCGTCCAGAGTTTCCCGGATGCAGATCACGCTGCCCACAAGCACAAAATCAAAATGCTCTACGGCGTGGAAGCCAATGTCGTTAATGATTCGGTGAATATTGTCGAGAATCCGCAGCCGCTTGACCTGAAGAAAGCTACTTATGTTGTGTTCGATATCGAGACCACCGGTTTGTCGATTACGCGCAATAATATTACAGAGCTGGCGGCTGTCAAAATGTGTGAAGGCAAGGAGCTGGACCGTTATACGACATTCGTCAATCCGCATGAAAAAATCCCGTACCATATTCAGCAGCTGACCAACATCACCGATGAAATGGTGAAGGATGCCCCGGATCTGGAGCCTGTGCTGGAGGAGTTCGTGGAGTTTGTCGGGGACAGCGTCCTGGTCGCCCACAATGCCAGATTTGATATGGGGTTTATCCAGGCATCACTGACAAAGCTGGGCAAGCCGGTATTGCCGAACCCCTCGCTGGATACTCTGGAGCTGGCCCGTCTCTTGTTCCCGAGCATGAAGAACCACCGGCTGAACACATTGGCGGATAAATATAAAGTTCTGCTGGAGAGCCATCACCGTGCGGTGGATGATACCGTGGCACTGGGGGGCATTTTGAACGGCTTGCTGGCTGACGCGGAAAAGCTGAAGAACATCACCCGTCTGGAGCGGCTGAATGATTATGTCGGCAACGATCTCTCCAATGTCCGGCCGTTCCACTGCGGTATATATGCACTTAATCCGGCCGGCAAAAAGAATCTGTATAAGCTGATTTCTATGTCACATACGGAGTATTACAAGCGCGTGCCTTGCATTCCAAAATCCAAGCTTGAAGAGCACAGGGACGGCTTGCTGGTGATTTCCGGGTGTGAACGGGGAGAGTTTTTTGAAGCGGTGCTGAACAAGACCACAGAAGAAGCGATGGAAGTCGCGCAATTTTACGATGTGCTTGAGATCCAGCCGCTGACGATGTACATGCACCTGGTGGACAAGGGTTTTGTGGCCAGTCCAGAGGATTTGCGGGATGTTGTGCGCAAAATCTGTGAGATTGGCGAACAGATGAACAAGCCGGTTATTGCCACCGGAAATGTACATTATCTGGAGCCGCGGGACAAGCTGTTCCGCGATATTACGATTCATGGCATCACCGGCTTCAGCCCGCTGAAGGACCAGCGAAAGCCGGACGCCCATTTCCGCACAACGGATGAGATGCTGGCTGAATTTGAATTCCTCGGTGCGGAAAAAGCGCTGGAGGTTGTTGTCACTAACACTGTAGCGCTGGCTGAGCGTTTTGAGGAATATCCGCTTTTCCCGAGCGAGCTGTTCACACCTATTATTGAAGGTGCCGACGAAGAAATCCGCAATACCTGCTACAACACGGCAAAATCAATCTATGGGGAAGAGCTGCCTGAGGTCGTCGTTGCCCGGCTCGAAAAAGAACTTGCCCCGATTATCAAATACGGCTTCTCTGCCAACTATCTGATCTCGGAGCGGCTGGTAAAAAAATCGAATCAGGACGGCTATCTGGTAGGCTCCCGTGGTTCCGTAGGATCATCAGTAGTAGCAACCTTCCTTGGGATCTCTGAGGTAAATCCGCTGCCGGCCCATTATATCTGCGTTAATCCGGAGTGCCGGCACAGCGAGTGGTTCCTTGACGGCAGTGTGCCGAGCGGCTTCGACCTCCCGGACAAGGATTGCCCGAACTGTGGAGGCAAGCTTAGAGGTGAAGGGCAGGATATTCCTTTTGAAACCTTCCTCGGGTTCAAGGGAGATAAGGTTCCCGATATCGATCTTAACTTTTCGGGTGAATATCAGCCGAATGCCCATAATTTCACCAAGACCATGTTTGGACCGGACAATGTTTTCCGGGCAGGTACGATCGGTACAGTAGCCGAAAAAACTGCCTTCGGCTTCACGAAAAAATACGAGGAGCATCATCAGAAGCGCTGGCGCGGAGCCGAGGTCGGGCGTCTGGCGGCAGGCTGCACAGGGGTGAAACGGAGTACAGGCCAGCATCCCGGCGGGATCGTCGTTTTGCCGGATTATATGGAGATCGAAGATATTACGCCGGTGCAGTACCCTGCGGATGACGTCACTGCCGAATGGAAGACAACCCATTTCGATTACCACGCGTTCGATGCGAACCTGCTGAAGCTCGATATTCTGGGACACGATGATCCGACCATGATGCGTATGCTTCAGGATTTGACGGGCGTTGATCCGACGACCATTCCGATGAATGATCCCAAGGTGATGAGCATGTTCAATTCCACGGAGGCGCTTGGAGTCAGTCCGGACCAGATCCGTACACCGGTAGCCACGTATGGAGTGCCGGAGATGGGGACCAAGTTTGTCCGGCAGATGCTGGTAGAGTCGAAGCCGTCAAGCTTTGCCGACCTGCTGCAGATCTCCGGACTGTCCCACGGAACAGGGGTGTGGCTGGGGAACGCCCAGGAGCTTATCAAGAACAACACCTGCAACATCAAGACGGTTATCGGCTGCCGCGATGATATCATGCTCTACCTGATCTACAAGGCGGGAATGGATGCAGGCCTGGCCTTCAAAATTACTGAGAGTGTCCGTAAGGGCAAGGGCTTGTCCGCCGAATGGATCGAGGAAATGAAGAAATGCAAGGTTCCGGGATGGTATATTGATTCCTGTCTGAAGATTCAGTACATGTTCCCGAAGGCGCATGCTGCCGCCTATGTTATTTCCGCAGTACGAACTGCTTATTTCAAGCTGTATCATCCTATTGAATATTATGCGACCTATTTTTCGGTCCGGGCGGCTGATTTTGACATTGAATTATGCTGCAAAGGCTATGAGGCGATCGGCCGGCAAATCGTAGAAATTGAGCAGAAAGGCTTCCAGGCGCTGCCGAAGGAAAAAGCGATGCTGCCTGTGCTGGAAATGGCCCTGGAGATGACCGCTCGCGGCTTCACCTTCAAGAATATCGATTTGTACCGTTCCGACGCCACCAAATTTACCGTCGACGGCACCAGCCTGATTCCTCCGTTCTCTTCTCTGGCGGGAATCGGAGAGAATGCCGCCATTAATATCGCTGCCGCCAAGGATGCGGGAGAGTTTCTGTCCATTGAAGATTTCCAGCAGAAATCAAAGGCGAGCAAAACGGTTGTCGAACTGCTGAACGGCATGGGCTGCTTCCGCGGATTGCCGGAGAGCAACCAGCTTTCACTGTTCTAA
- a CDS encoding isoprenyl transferase, with protein MIKRIQAWLSRKDRQEQPVEISPDNIPRHVAVIMDGNGRWAKRRGLPRIVGHQNGMKAVKRTTIAANDLGVEFLTMYAFSTENWKRPKEEVDFLMRLPVEFLALELDELIEKNVQVRVMGDTDALPAHTRKAMEEAVERTKHNTGLILNFALNYGSRKEIEDCMRGLGRDIQAGLLSPEDITSELIDNRLMTSGLPDPDLLIRTSGEMRLSNFMLWQVAYSEFWFTDAYWPEFDKTHLLQAVAEYQRRTRRYGGLK; from the coding sequence ATGATCAAACGGATTCAAGCGTGGCTGAGCCGTAAAGACAGGCAGGAGCAGCCAGTCGAGATTTCACCGGATAACATCCCCCGGCACGTCGCAGTTATTATGGATGGGAATGGCCGCTGGGCTAAACGCCGCGGCTTGCCGCGAATCGTCGGGCACCAGAACGGGATGAAGGCAGTCAAACGTACCACGATTGCTGCGAATGATCTGGGAGTGGAGTTCTTGACCATGTACGCTTTCTCTACTGAGAACTGGAAACGGCCGAAGGAAGAAGTAGACTTTTTGATGCGTCTGCCAGTGGAGTTTTTGGCTCTGGAGCTGGATGAACTTATCGAAAAAAACGTGCAAGTGCGTGTGATGGGCGATACCGATGCCCTGCCCGCCCATACCCGCAAGGCGATGGAGGAGGCAGTGGAGCGGACCAAGCATAATACAGGACTTATATTAAATTTTGCGCTGAATTATGGCTCCCGTAAAGAAATCGAAGACTGCATGCGGGGATTGGGCCGGGATATTCAAGCGGGCTTACTGTCACCAGAGGATATTACTTCTGAACTGATAGACAACAGGCTGATGACCTCAGGTCTGCCTGATCCGGATCTTTTGATCCGTACGAGCGGAGAGATGCGTCTAAGCAACTTTATGCTCTGGCAGGTTGCCTATAGTGAGTTTTGGTTTACCGATGCCTACTGGCCGGAATTTGATAAAACGCATTTGCTGCAGGCTGTGGCGGAGTACCAGCGACGCACACGCCGTTATGGTGGACTGAAGTAG
- a CDS encoding phosphatidate cytidylyltransferase — MKQRLITGIVAGAVFLGLCFWGGWPYQLLLTAMALIGYYEFVKMTGTRAFGGTAMLGYLSIMCFMIPWDLMGAREWLSWEQGIWLLLLLFLLVTVFSKNKQDIKITALMFTGIVYIGMGFSYMAIARGASDGHGVIWTFLLLCCIWGSDAGAYFVGRSFGRNKLWPAISPNKTVEGALGGVLISILIAACFALFIPDLLTIGRALLIGLSCAVLGQLGDLVQSAYKRVYGIKDSGSLLPGHGGILDRCDSWIIVFPFVHIVMLMPYY; from the coding sequence TTGAAGCAGCGATTGATTACCGGAATTGTTGCCGGAGCGGTGTTTTTGGGATTGTGCTTTTGGGGAGGCTGGCCGTACCAGCTGCTGCTTACAGCTATGGCGCTCATCGGCTATTATGAATTTGTGAAAATGACGGGCACTAGAGCCTTCGGCGGTACCGCCATGTTAGGTTATTTGTCCATAATGTGCTTTATGATCCCATGGGATTTAATGGGCGCTCGAGAATGGTTGTCTTGGGAACAAGGGATTTGGCTGCTGCTGCTGCTGTTCCTCTTGGTAACTGTATTCAGCAAGAACAAGCAGGATATTAAAATAACAGCTCTGATGTTTACTGGGATTGTATACATAGGAATGGGTTTTTCCTATATGGCGATTGCCCGCGGCGCAAGTGACGGGCATGGGGTGATCTGGACCTTCCTGCTGCTGTGCTGTATTTGGGGTAGTGATGCAGGTGCCTATTTTGTAGGCCGGAGCTTTGGCAGGAATAAGCTGTGGCCGGCAATCAGCCCCAACAAAACAGTAGAGGGGGCGCTTGGAGGCGTATTGATCTCCATTCTGATTGCCGCCTGCTTTGCCTTATTTATTCCTGATCTGCTGACTATTGGACGCGCACTGCTTATCGGGCTTTCATGTGCGGTTCTGGGTCAGCTTGGAGATCTTGTACAGTCAGCCTATAAACGGGTGTACGGTATTAAGGATTCAGGCTCGCTGCTGCCTGGTCATGGAGGGATTCTTGACCGCTGCGACAGCTGGATTATCGTATTTCCTTTCGTACATATCGTAATGCTTATGCCTTACTATTAA
- the proS gene encoding proline--tRNA ligase — translation MAKDKQFVTEITPQGEDFSRWYIDVIKKADLMDYSPVRGCIVFKPDGFEIWEHIQEEMNRRFKETGHRNAYFPMFIPESFFQKEKDHIEGFNPELPWVTEAGGDQLEERLAIRPTSETMIGHMYSKWIQSYRDLPVLINQWANVVRWEKRTLPFIRTSEFLWQEGHTAHENETEAREETMQMLEIYRDFVEGYLAIPVITGQKTPSERFAGAVDTYSIEAMMKDGRAVQAGTSHYLGTKFAVAFEIQYLSRDNVLEYVHTTSWGTSTRLIGSMIMVHGDDRGLALPPKVAPTQVIMIPIGPPKTRDAVIGRTDELFKELKSAGIRVRVDDRADVTPGWKFNEYEMRGVPVRLELGPRDMENGVCVLVSRISGEKKVIQQENLVEEVQAMLEQVHNEMFERALKFREDHFYSVDTLDEMKASMEEKRGFALAGWCGSEECESKVKEETGATSRNIPFNPAENKQVCICCGKPAEHTVVFAKAY, via the coding sequence ATGGCCAAAGATAAGCAGTTCGTTACGGAGATCACGCCGCAGGGCGAGGATTTCTCACGCTGGTATATTGATGTAATCAAAAAAGCGGATTTGATGGACTACTCTCCGGTCCGCGGCTGTATAGTGTTCAAACCGGACGGTTTTGAAATCTGGGAGCATATCCAGGAGGAAATGAACCGCCGCTTCAAGGAGACCGGGCACCGGAACGCTTATTTTCCAATGTTCATTCCGGAGAGCTTTTTCCAGAAGGAAAAGGATCATATTGAAGGCTTCAACCCCGAACTGCCTTGGGTAACGGAAGCGGGCGGGGATCAACTGGAAGAACGTCTGGCGATCCGTCCGACTTCGGAAACGATGATCGGCCATATGTATTCCAAATGGATTCAGTCTTACCGGGATCTGCCGGTCCTGATCAATCAATGGGCCAACGTAGTCCGCTGGGAGAAACGCACACTGCCTTTCATCCGCACGAGCGAGTTTCTCTGGCAGGAGGGCCACACCGCCCATGAAAATGAGACTGAAGCGCGAGAAGAAACGATGCAGATGCTGGAGATCTACCGTGATTTTGTAGAAGGCTATCTGGCGATACCGGTCATTACCGGCCAGAAGACGCCTTCGGAACGTTTTGCCGGTGCGGTAGATACGTATTCCATTGAAGCGATGATGAAAGATGGGCGTGCCGTGCAGGCGGGAACCTCGCATTATCTGGGCACCAAATTTGCGGTTGCGTTTGAAATCCAGTATCTGAGCCGGGACAACGTGCTTGAGTATGTACACACCACTTCCTGGGGGACAAGCACACGCCTGATCGGTTCGATGATTATGGTGCACGGTGATGACCGCGGGCTTGCACTGCCTCCAAAAGTTGCGCCTACTCAAGTCATTATGATTCCGATCGGCCCTCCCAAAACCCGTGACGCTGTCATTGGGCGTACGGATGAGCTGTTCAAAGAGCTCAAAAGTGCAGGCATCCGGGTGCGTGTGGACGACCGGGCAGATGTGACTCCGGGCTGGAAATTCAATGAGTACGAAATGCGCGGAGTGCCAGTCCGTCTGGAGCTGGGGCCGCGTGATATGGAGAACGGCGTTTGTGTGCTGGTCTCGCGGATCAGCGGAGAGAAGAAGGTTATTCAGCAGGAGAACCTGGTGGAAGAAGTGCAGGCGATGCTGGAGCAGGTGCATAACGAGATGTTCGAGCGCGCGCTGAAATTCCGCGAGGATCATTTTTATTCGGTAGATACGCTCGATGAAATGAAAGCTTCTATGGAAGAGAAACGCGGCTTTGCGCTGGCAGGCTGGTGCGGCTCCGAGGAATGCGAATCCAAGGTCAAGGAAGAAACCGGCGCAACCAGCCGCAACATTCCGTTTAACCCTGCGGAGAACAAGCAAGTCTGCATTTGCTGCGGCAAGCCGGCAGAGCATACGGTTGTTTTTGCCAAAGCCTATTAA
- the frr gene encoding ribosome recycling factor: protein MPQSVKKNAEERMEKAILSLKRDLATLRAGRASASLLDRIQVEYYGAPTPINQLANISTPDSRTLLIQPWDKTSMSDIERAILKSDIGITPANDGTIIRLSIPPLTEERRTELVKFTKKFGEEAKVAIRNIRRDANDDIKKMEKNGISEDESHGHQEDIQKSTDKFIAEVDKVLLAKEKEIMEV, encoded by the coding sequence ATGCCACAATCGGTGAAGAAAAATGCCGAAGAGCGTATGGAAAAAGCGATTTTATCACTAAAACGCGATTTGGCGACACTGCGGGCGGGACGCGCTTCGGCGTCACTTCTGGACCGCATTCAAGTGGAGTATTACGGTGCGCCTACCCCGATCAACCAGCTGGCCAATATCAGCACGCCGGATTCACGGACATTGCTGATTCAGCCTTGGGATAAAACTTCGATGTCCGATATCGAACGAGCGATCCTGAAATCGGATATCGGAATTACTCCGGCGAACGACGGAACGATTATCCGCCTATCCATCCCGCCGCTGACCGAAGAACGCCGCACTGAACTGGTGAAATTCACCAAGAAATTTGGTGAGGAAGCCAAGGTGGCTATCCGCAACATCCGCCGTGATGCCAATGATGACATCAAGAAGATGGAGAAGAACGGAATTTCGGAAGATGAATCCCACGGGCACCAGGAGGACATTCAGAAGTCAACGGATAAGTTCATAGCTGAAGTTGATAAAGTGCTCTTGGCCAAAGAAAAAGAGATTATGGAAGTATAA
- the rimP gene encoding ribosome maturation factor RimP yields the protein MSTPKSKIKQTVEQMLGPYLEDNGFELVDVEYVKEGSNWFLRIFVDKEGGIDIDDCGTISEYFSQKLDENDPIPEAYFLEVSSPGAERPLKKAADVAKAVGKDVYVTVYEPIQGLKEFEGRLLSFENEELLISAGKKEHVVPYAKVASARLAIIF from the coding sequence TTGAGCACACCCAAATCCAAAATTAAACAAACGGTAGAGCAGATGCTCGGGCCCTATCTCGAGGACAATGGTTTCGAACTGGTGGACGTTGAATATGTGAAGGAAGGCTCCAACTGGTTTTTGCGCATATTCGTGGACAAGGAAGGCGGCATTGATATTGATGACTGCGGTACCATCAGCGAATATTTCAGCCAGAAGCTGGATGAGAATGATCCTATACCTGAGGCGTATTTCCTTGAGGTTTCCTCGCCGGGTGCTGAACGTCCGCTCAAAAAAGCTGCGGATGTTGCCAAAGCGGTTGGCAAGGACGTCTATGTAACGGTATATGAACCGATTCAAGGACTTAAGGAATTCGAAGGTCGTTTGCTTTCGTTCGAGAACGAGGAACTGCTCATCTCCGCGGGCAAAAAAGAACATGTTGTACCGTACGCCAAAGTCGCCAGTGCGAGATTGGCCATTATTTTTTAA